The Clostridium septicum genome contains a region encoding:
- a CDS encoding sirohydrochlorin cobaltochelatase yields the protein MKKAILVVSFGTSYLDVLKKSIEKAENQIAEQFKEYKVFRAFTAHIIIKKLKEKNGIFIDTPEEALDKLYKDGFEEVIMQPLHIIPGEEFQYIKNVQKMYQDKFKSLRLGRPIFYYQGIEDLPQDYSIFIETIEDLLKDKEGVVMMGHGTAHFSNAVYGCLQAVLQDHGYENVFVGTVEGYPTFDVVLKRIKRKNIKEVTLLPLMVVAGDHAINDMASDEKDSWKSMLEAEGIKVNIYMHGLGEIDAFNQLYINRIEDIIENRYIDAGETKKGRKNENNNNFI from the coding sequence GCAGAAAATCAAATAGCAGAACAGTTTAAAGAGTATAAGGTTTTTAGAGCATTTACAGCTCATATAATTATAAAAAAATTAAAAGAGAAAAACGGAATATTTATTGATACACCAGAAGAGGCTTTAGACAAGCTATATAAAGATGGCTTTGAAGAAGTTATAATGCAACCTTTACATATCATTCCAGGAGAAGAGTTTCAATACATAAAAAATGTACAAAAAATGTATCAGGATAAATTTAAGTCTTTAAGACTTGGAAGACCGATATTTTACTATCAAGGGATAGAAGATTTACCACAGGATTATTCAATTTTTATAGAAACTATAGAAGACCTATTAAAGGACAAAGAAGGGGTAGTTATGATGGGACATGGAACAGCACATTTTTCAAATGCTGTTTATGGATGTCTGCAAGCTGTACTTCAAGACCATGGATATGAAAATGTCTTTGTAGGAACTGTAGAAGGATATCCAACTTTTGATGTAGTTTTAAAAAGAATAAAAAGAAAAAATATTAAAGAAGTTACATTATTGCCTCTTATGGTTGTAGCAGGAGATCATGCTATAAATGATATGGCATCAGATGAAAAGGATTCTTGGAAATCAATGTTAGAAGCTGAAGGTATAAAGGTAAATATTTATATGCATGGACTAGGAGAAATAGATGCTTTTAATCAGTTATATATAAATAGAATTGAGGATATTATAGAAAATAGATATATAGATGCTGGGGAAACTAAGAAGGGTAGAAAAAATGAAAACAATAATAATTTCATCTAA
- the cbiD gene encoding cobalt-precorrin-5B (C(1))-methyltransferase CbiD — protein sequence MTDLYIESGFKKLRCGYTTGSCAAAASKAATFMLYNNETLESIEIDTPKGITLNIRINSIKRENNSVIVSVIKDAGDDCDITNGIEIFAKAEKLDKGFKLLAAEGIGIVTKDGLFVKKGEAAINPVPRAEIEREVTSVVPDNAGVKITISIPEGVEIAKKTFNPRLGIEGGISILGTRGIVYPMSEEALKDSIKLEINQKAINRERLVLTFGNIGEKCSLEQGFKEEEIVIISNFVGFALECCANVKIKEVILVGHIGKISKIAYGCFNTHSRVCDVRLEVLALELTLLGVDKALVEEVLKQKTSEGAVKFLGEGYEALYKNIGEKIKARAELYTYGEMKVKPLIYYGFSDYHILYNSLEE from the coding sequence ATGACTGACCTTTATATAGAAAGTGGCTTTAAAAAATTAAGGTGTGGCTATACAACAGGTTCTTGTGCAGCAGCTGCATCTAAAGCTGCCACCTTTATGCTATATAATAATGAAACTTTAGAAAGTATAGAAATTGATACACCTAAAGGAATAACACTTAATATAAGAATAAATTCTATAAAAAGAGAGAATAATTCTGTAATAGTATCTGTTATAAAAGATGCTGGAGATGATTGTGACATTACTAATGGAATAGAAATTTTTGCAAAGGCAGAAAAACTAGATAAGGGATTTAAGCTTTTAGCAGCAGAAGGAATAGGTATAGTAACTAAAGACGGACTATTTGTAAAAAAAGGTGAAGCAGCTATAAATCCAGTTCCAAGGGCGGAAATAGAAAGAGAAGTAACATCTGTAGTTCCAGATAATGCTGGAGTTAAAATAACTATTTCTATACCAGAAGGAGTTGAAATTGCAAAAAAGACTTTTAACCCTAGGTTAGGAATTGAAGGCGGAATTTCTATTTTAGGAACTAGAGGAATAGTTTATCCAATGTCTGAAGAAGCTTTAAAGGATTCAATTAAGCTTGAAATAAATCAAAAAGCTATTAATAGGGAAAGGTTAGTTTTAACCTTTGGAAATATAGGAGAAAAATGTTCATTAGAACAAGGCTTTAAAGAGGAGGAAATAGTTATAATATCTAATTTTGTAGGCTTTGCTCTTGAATGTTGTGCAAATGTAAAGATTAAAGAAGTTATTCTAGTTGGGCATATAGGAAAGATAAGTAAGATAGCTTATGGTTGTTTTAATACTCATAGTAGAGTTTGTGATGTAAGGCTTGAAGTATTAGCTTTAGAGCTTACATTACTAGGAGTAGATAAAGCTTTAGTAGAAGAGGTACTAAAGCAAAAAACAAGTGAAGGTGCAGTTAAATTTTTAGGGGAAGGCTATGAGGCATTGTATAAAAATATAGGAGAAAAAATTAAAGCTAGAGCAGAACTTTATACTTATGGAGAAATGAAAGTAAAGCCTTTAATATATTATGGATTTTCAGATTATCATATTTTGTATAATTCTTTAGAGGAGTAA
- a CDS encoding precorrin-8X methylmutase, translating to MSYIKNPMEIEETSFEIIGDEMGNHDFTEDELKVVKRVIHTTADFEYMELIEISKDAINVGKEILKNNPIIYTDTNMALSGINKKALEKLNGKVICYVNLEEVHKEAKEKGITRSMAAVEKASADSVDIFVFGNAPTALFKLKELIKEKKANPKLIIAVPVGFVGASESKENLEELNIPYITVKGRKGGSTVAASIINALMYMVVER from the coding sequence ATGAGTTATATAAAAAATCCTATGGAAATTGAAGAAACTAGCTTTGAAATTATAGGTGATGAAATGGGAAACCATGATTTTACGGAAGATGAATTAAAGGTAGTTAAAAGAGTAATTCATACAACAGCAGATTTTGAATATATGGAGTTAATAGAAATAAGTAAAGATGCTATAAATGTAGGCAAGGAAATATTAAAAAATAATCCTATAATATATACAGATACTAATATGGCTCTTTCAGGAATAAACAAAAAAGCTTTAGAAAAACTAAATGGAAAAGTAATATGTTATGTGAATTTAGAAGAAGTTCATAAAGAGGCAAAGGAAAAGGGCATAACAAGATCAATGGCAGCTGTAGAAAAAGCTTCAGCTGATAGTGTAGATATATTTGTATTTGGGAATGCACCTACTGCATTGTTTAAATTAAAGGAATTAATAAAGGAAAAAAAGGCAAATCCAAAGCTTATAATAGCAGTACCAGTTGGGTTTGTAGGAGCTAGTGAAAGTAAAGAAAACTTAGAGGAGCTTAATATTCCATATATAACAGTTAAAGGTAGAAAAGGCGGAAGTACAGTAGCAGCTTCTATTATAAATGCTCTTATGTATATGGTAGTTGAAAGGTAG
- a CDS encoding cobyrinate a,c-diamide synthase, protein MKTIIISSNCSGGGKTTFTLGLMKALKNRNYKVQGFKSGPDYIDTGFHTEITGQNSRNLDLHLMGEDGVKASFSRGNGDVAIIEGAMGLYDGIGITEECSTYSISKTLNNAPILLVISPKAQSTTLCAEINGIKDFRNANIIGVVLNSISESYYNLLKKNIEVNCNLKVFGYIPKEESIKLSSRHLGLVQSIEVDNLKDKIQICADLIEKNINLDELIKEFKYIEKYEDKFHIGNKNLKIAVAYDEAFRFYYKENLELLEEAGEVIYFSPLKDSKLPENIDFLYLGGGYPEVFKEELSKNKSMLNSIKNALESGVKCYGECGGLMYLTEKIDNVPMVGFFSGESCMTSRLNRFGYASIEVNGIKINCHEFHKSKVDLNEKTIYKVYKNMYTGEKKTWECGYEKNNTLAGYPHIHFFSNMEFLRCLLDK, encoded by the coding sequence ATGAAAACAATAATAATTTCATCTAATTGTAGTGGTGGCGGAAAAACTACTTTTACATTAGGGTTAATGAAGGCTTTAAAAAATAGAAATTATAAGGTTCAAGGTTTTAAATCTGGTCCAGATTATATAGATACAGGTTTTCATACAGAGATAACAGGACAAAACTCTAGAAATTTAGATTTACATCTTATGGGAGAAGATGGTGTTAAAGCAAGCTTTTCAAGGGGAAATGGAGATGTAGCAATAATAGAAGGAGCTATGGGGCTTTATGATGGAATTGGAATAACGGAAGAGTGCTCAACTTATAGTATATCAAAGACCTTAAATAATGCTCCAATATTATTAGTAATAAGTCCAAAAGCTCAAAGTACCACTTTATGTGCAGAAATTAATGGAATTAAAGATTTTAGGAATGCAAATATTATAGGAGTTGTTTTAAACTCTATATCAGAAAGCTATTATAATTTATTAAAGAAAAATATAGAAGTAAATTGTAATTTAAAGGTTTTTGGATATATTCCAAAGGAAGAGTCTATTAAACTATCTAGTAGACATTTAGGTTTAGTTCAGAGTATTGAAGTAGATAATTTAAAAGATAAAATTCAAATATGCGCAGACTTAATAGAAAAAAATATAAATTTAGATGAATTAATTAAGGAATTTAAATATATAGAAAAATATGAAGATAAATTTCATATTGGAAATAAAAATTTAAAAATAGCAGTAGCTTATGATGAAGCATTTAGATTTTATTATAAAGAAAATTTAGAGCTTTTAGAAGAGGCAGGAGAAGTTATTTATTTTAGTCCTTTAAAAGATTCTAAACTACCAGAAAATATAGATTTTCTTTATTTAGGTGGAGGTTATCCAGAAGTATTTAAGGAAGAGTTAAGTAAAAATAAATCTATGCTAAATAGTATAAAAAATGCATTAGAAAGCGGAGTTAAATGCTATGGAGAATGTGGTGGACTTATGTATTTAACTGAAAAGATTGATAATGTGCCTATGGTTGGATTTTTTAGTGGAGAAAGTTGTATGACATCTAGGTTAAATAGATTTGGATATGCAAGTATAGAAGTTAATGGCATTAAAATAAATTGTCATGAATTTCATAAATCAAAAGTAGATTTAAATGAGAAAACAATATATAAGGTTTATAAGAATATGTATACAGGTGAGAAAAAAACATGGGAATGTGGTTATGAAAAAAACAACACATTAGCAGGTTATCCTCATATTCATTTCTTTTCTAATATGGAGTTTTTAAGATGTTTATTAGATAAATAA
- the cbiE gene encoding precorrin-6y C5,15-methyltransferase (decarboxylating) subunit CbiE, with protein MIYIVGLGPGNIEYIMPKAVTILKKSKIILGFSRAIDSLDFIENKKRKVKTLREIIDFIKESKEEDISVVASGDPTFYGISDYIGKNYKGDLKVIPGLSSFQYLTCKVNKSWSNAYTGSLHGREDDFIKKVKENSVSIWLTDNKNTPNSLCKSLIENNVSSKVIVGENLSYEDERIFYDTPNNLLEKEFSNLSIVIVEQL; from the coding sequence ATGATTTATATAGTAGGATTAGGACCAGGAAATATAGAATATATCATGCCTAAAGCAGTAACTATTTTGAAAAAAAGTAAAATTATATTGGGATTTTCAAGGGCAATAGATTCTTTAGATTTTATAGAAAATAAGAAGAGAAAAGTAAAGACTTTAAGAGAAATAATAGATTTTATAAAGGAAAGCAAAGAAGAGGATATTTCAGTTGTAGCTTCAGGGGATCCAACCTTTTATGGAATAAGTGATTATATAGGAAAAAACTATAAAGGTGATTTAAAAGTTATTCCGGGTTTAAGTTCATTTCAGTATTTAACTTGCAAAGTTAATAAAAGCTGGAGTAATGCCTATACTGGAAGTTTACATGGAAGAGAAGATGATTTTATAAAAAAGGTAAAAGAAAATTCAGTATCCATTTGGCTAACAGATAATAAAAATACACCAAATAGTTTATGTAAAAGTCTTATAGAAAATAATGTAAGTTCAAAAGTTATAGTTGGTGAAAATCTATCTTATGAAGATGAGAGAATATTTTATGATACTCCTAATAACCTATTAGAAAAAGAATTTAGCAATTTATCAATAGTTATTGTAGAGCAATTATAA